The Mesomycoplasma hyopneumoniae J genome contains the following window.
GCCGCGAATGTGTTGATTAATTAAAAAAAGTGTTGACTGAATTGTAATAAGTAAGGCAAAAAAAATGATTGGAAAAAGGAAAATAAAAGCAAAGGAACCAAAACCAACTCTTCCCATTGCAATTATTTCACTATCAGCTGACCTTTTTCGAATTATTAAAAATTTAATATATCGTAGAATAAAAACGATAAATCCCATTGAAACCGATGTGATGGCAAAAATTCAAAAGCCAACTGGTAAATTTTCAAAAGCAAAACTTTTCTTTTGAAAAATTGCATTTACAATAACATTAATTCCGATTTGATCAAAAATAAAATTAAAAAACGCAATAACTGATAAAGGCAGATAAACTAGTAAATATCAACCTAGTGTAAAAAAAGGGTAAGTAATTAAACTGACTAGACCACTAAAAAGTCAGCCAAACATTAGCCTTTTGCCCCTGAAGCCGCCGAGCTAGCAACTGAGATTATTACCGTTGAAAGTCCAAGGGCAACTAAAATGATTATAAAGCCGATTGAAGACCAAATTAGGGCTTTTTTTCATTTATCTCGTTTTTCAACATCATGTGAAATTGCTAACATTGTTGCAAAAAAAACTACGGATGCAACAAGTATCCCAGCAGCAATCGGCATTCCGATCTGTGTTAGATATTTTATTCATTTTTGTAAAGTGGTAGCTAATGTTGATAGCTCTGCACCCACTTGGACATCCTCAAATAAACTTAAAATATACATTATTCTCCTCTAGTTTGACTCTCATAATAGACATCTTTTATTTCGGTAATTCAATTTGCGCCTTGATAAATTAGATCAGAACAACCTGTATAATCGAGTTGATCTTCATCATTTTTATCAAAAAAGCAATAAATTTCCTTACCAAAATCAAGAAAATAGTTAACTAAATTTTGTGATCCACCTGATTTCCGAATTGAATAGACAACTAAAAAATTAGCAAGCGCTGCAATTAAACGGTTCCTTTCAATTAATCTTTTTTTATTAACATTGCATCCTGTTGGATATTCAGAGATAATTAAAATATTTTTATAATCCTGAAAATTCTCAAAAGGTCATGGATTTTTTATCCCATTTGCCGAAACAGCGATAATAGGTGCTTCATATAATCGGTAATATTCCATTATTTTTTGCTCAACACCTTTATAACCGTTTGTAACTAAAATATGACGCTTGATAATTTGATCTAATGATTTGTTAAAAAATTCCTGAATTTTACTATTATATTTTTCGCCAATAAGCGCGCTTTTTGGATTTTTATTTTCAAGAAATTCAATTTTACCTTGATAAAATAGAACATAAGGCGGATTTTTTAGTACTTGAAAGGCTTCAGGATAGTTTTCATCTAATATTGTAATTGCTTTTATTTTTCCTGAATCAAGTTTTTCTTGAAGTTTTAAAAATTCTTCTTTTGTTATTTCCTCTTTTGTTTGGATAGCATTCTGGATTAATTTATAATCTCCTTTATATTTAATGGCATAGTAAATTAGACTGCTCTTCATTTCCCTTCCTTTCATTTATAAATTAAGAAAATTTAGTTTTTATTTAATAAAAAAAACTTTTAACATAAAAAGTTTTTTTATGTCTTTTTTTTGAAATCAAATAAAAGAAATTATTTAAACTTAAGTTTAAGTCTTATTTAAAATTACCCTGTATTTATCATACTTATTTTTCATAAGAAACTTTAATAAAAAAAATAATTTAATTTTTAAATTATGGTATAATTTTTTACATTCTAAGTTTTTTAGTATTAATTTAAGATTTGAATGAATAAAAAATAAAATAGAGAGGTTATTATGTCAAAAATTACTAAAGTTTTTGCTCGCGAAATTTTAGATTCCCGCGGAAATCCAACAATTCAAGTTGATGTTTATACTCTAGCAGGTGGATTTGGTTCAGCAATTGTTCCATCAGGAGCATCGACTGGTTCCCGAGAAGCGCTTGAATTACGTGATACAAATACAAAATATGCAGATAATTGATATGGTCAAAAAGGCGTAATGACCGCTGTGGATAATGTAAATAATATAATAGCACCGGAAATTATTGGGCTTTGTTGTAAAAATCAAAGATTAATCGATCAAAAAATGATTGAATTAGACGGGACTCCAAATAAAGAAAAATTAGGTGCTAATGCAATTTTAGGGGTTTCACTTGCAGTTGCAAAAGCTGCGGCAAACGAATTAAGAATGCCACTTTTCCGTTATTTAGGAGGAACCAATCCGACTTTAATGCCAGTTCCGATGCTTAATGTTATAAATGGGGGCGAACATGCCTCAAATACACTTGATTTTCAAGAGTTTATGATAATGCCACTTGGTTTTAGAACTTTTAAAGAGGCATTACAAGCGGCAAATAAAGTTTTTCATAATTTAGCAAAACTTCTTAAAAAATCAGGTTTTGAAACGCAAGTAGGCGATGAAGGAGGGTTTGCCCCTAACTTTAATTCCCACGAACAAGCGCTTGATTTTTTAGTTGATGCGATCAAGGAATCCGGATTTAATCCCGGATTTAAAGGGGAAAATGCTGTTGCAATTGCAATTGATGCAGCTGCTTCTGAATTTTATAATGGGCAAAAATATGTCTTTAAGAAACTAAAGTCTGCCTCTTTAAATAAAAACCAAGCAGATTTAGATGAAAAATTTGAATTTAATTCAGAGGAATTACTTAATTATTATGGTCAACTTTTAGCAAAATATCCAATAATTTCAATAGAAGATGGATTTGCTGAATCTGATTGACAGGGTTTTATCGCCTTTAATCAAAAATATGGTAATAATCACCAGATTGTCGGCGATGATTTAACTGTTACAAATGTAGAAATCCTCAAAAAAGCTATAAATTTAAAAGCAATTAATTCAATTTTAATCAAATTAAACCAAATAGGAACCTTAAGTGAAACACTTGATGCAATTCATTTAGCACAAAAATCTGGGATGACCGCTGTAATTTCCCATCGTTCAGGAGAATCTGAGGATACAACAATCGCCGATCTTGCGGTTGCAGTATCTTCAGGACAAATTAAAACAGGTTCACTTTCCAGAACGGATCGGATTGCAAAGTATAACCGACTTTTAGTAATCGAGGAATATCTAAATTCTTATGCAAAAGCCGATTATATTGGTAGGGAAGTTTTTTATAACTTAAAATAATAGTCTAAATTATGAATATTCGTTTAATTTTGAATAATAAATCCTTTGTTGAAAAAAAACTCGCGACCCGCGGTTTTGATATTTCAATAATTAACGAATTATATATAAAAGGTCAAAAAAGAAATATTTTACGTCAGAAAATTGATGCCTTATTAGCAAAAAAAAACTTAATTAGTAAAGAAATTGGAGCTTTTTCAAGACAAGAAAAGGATTCAAGTTTTCTTAAAAGCCAAGTTAGTAAAATAAAAACTGAGATCGAAACCCTTGAAGCTGAATGATATCAGCTTGATACTTGATTAAATCAAAAAATTTTAGAAATTCCAAATTTACCCGATGATTCAGTGCCTTTTGGGACTTCAGAACTTGATAATCAAGTAATTTCACATTGAGGAATTCCAAAAAAATTTGATCAAAAATGTAAACCACATTATGAATTCGGGATTTCTAATAAAATTTTAGACTTTAAGCGAGCAGTAAAAATTTCCGGTAATCGCTTTGTAATTTATAAAAATCTTGGAGCTAAATTAGTAAGGTCCTTGATTAATTTTATGATTGATACTCATATTGCAAACGATTATCAGGAAATTATCCCAAATACTTTAATTCTCTCGGAATCACTTTATGGTACTGGCCAACTTCCGAAATTTCATAATGATTTATACCCATTAAAGGATCCAAATCGCTGGCTAATTCCGACTGCTGAGGTTCCGTTGACTAATTATTTTCGTGAAGAAATAATTGATTTAGCAAAACCAATTTCACTTGTTGGTTATAGTAAATGTTATCGTTCCGAGGCTGGAAGCGGAGGCAGAGACACAAAAGGACTAATTCGCCTTCATGAATTTCATAAGGTTGAACTAGTAAAAATCACAAAAGAAGCAGATGGTTTAACTGAATTTGAAAATGTAGTAAAGGATGCTTCGCGAATTTTAAAATTACTGGAAATCCCATTTCGTGTTGTAGTTTTATCAACTTATGATTTAGGATTTTCATCAAAAAAAACAGTTGATCTTGAAGCCTGACTGCCTTCAGAAAATACCTATCGAGAAGTATCATCAATTAGTTATTGCGGCGATTTTCAAGCAAGAAGAGCAAAAATTCGTTATCGTGATGGTAAAAATAACCATTATGCACACACAATTAATGGTTCTGGCTTGGCAATTGATCGTCTAGTCGCAATTTTATTAGAGCAATATCAAAATTTAGATGGTTCCTGAACGGTGCCAAAAGTTTTAGAACCTTATTTTCGCTAATTAGCTCTTATTTTACAAAATTAAAGGACATTATATCATAAATAAATTTTTAAATTACAGAAAAGAATTTAAAATTTATTTATTTATTTATTTTAAGTTTAAAGGAAGAATAATGAAAAAATTATTAGTTATTTTGCTTGATAAATTCCAGGATATTGAACTTACAACTTTTATTTCCCTGATTAAAAAAGCAGAAATTTTTACAGATATTGAATTTTTTAACCCTAAAAATAAATTAGTAATAGGTCAATTCGGAGTTGTATCAATTCAAGCACATAATCACTGGAAATCAGATGACTTTGATGCTGTTTTTATTCCGGGGGGTTTTGCGGCCCAATTATTCCGCAAGGATTCAAAATCAATTCAACTTGTGAGCGAGTTTTTTGCGCAAAACAAACATATTTTTGCCATTTGTGATGCACCAAATGCAATTTTTGAACTAAAATTAGCAGAAAATTATCAATTTAGTTCATATCCAAACCAACATAATTCCAAAATTAGACTAAGACAAGATTCGTTAGTAACTATTGACCGCAATTATATTTCGGCAAGAAATGCAGCAAGTTCGGCAGATTTTGCTTTCGTTGTAATTGAAAAGCTGGGATCAAAAGAGTTAGCTCAAAAAATTAGAAATGGATTTTATCTTTAAATTTATAGTATTTTTTCAATTTCAGCATTAATTAGGTCACTTTTTTCATAAAAAATTGCATGGCCAGTTTTTTCAAATTTTACCACCTTTTTGCCAAAAGTAGCTCCAACTTTTTCAACACTTCTTAACGGGACAAATTTATCCATTTCAGCCCCGATTAAAAAATATTCATTTTTTTGCTCATAAAGCGGTAAAAGCACATTTTTGTGTCAATCTAAATTAAGAATTTGATCAAAAACCATATCTGAAAAAAGTTCCTTTTTTTCCTCAACAAGTTTGAAAAAAGCAATCGCACTTTTAAATAAACTAGCCTCAGAATTAGGTTTATCCTTATAAAATAAATTTGTAACTGTTTCTTTTGCCTCATATAAATTTCGTGGTAGAAGTCAGAAGCCTAATCTTTCCATTTGTTTTTTAAAGCTTGAATCAAAAATAAACGGGTTTAAAGGTCCGGCTAAAATTGCTTTTTCGACAAGATTTTCTTTTAGAATATGCAGTCCAATCGCGGCCCCAAGTGAGTGGGCTACAACAATTTTTACTTTTAAATCAAGTGTTTTTATAAAATTTACAGCAATTTTTTGGTAATTTTCAACACTAATTTTTTGATTATTACTACTTTTACCACAGCCTGGAAAATCAAAGGCAACAATATCATATTTGCGTTTTTTGTTTTGCCGAAGTTGAAAAGTAAAATTATGGCTTGAGTTAAAACCATGGAGAAAAAGTACTTTTGGTCGATTATTATCTTCTAAAAAGTAGAAAATTTCTTCATTGTCAATTTTAATTTTTCGATTTACTACCATTTAAACTCCAAAAATTGTATCTAAAATTTCATAAGGCAGAATTTGACCAAAATACTCATTTAAATTATGAATTTTTTCTAGTTCTCTTTCAAGACTATCACGGTCAAATTCTTTATTTTCCAAAATTTCTTCTATTTCTTCAATTGGCCTTTGTGATAAAAAATCACCTTCAAACTTAATTTTTATAATTATATTTTTTTCAATATTTGCTAAGACCTTCAAAATTCCGGCACTTGTTCGTTTGATATTTTCATAACTAAAAAATGGGTTGGTTCCAAAAATTCAGTTTTTTGATTCTCGTAATTGACTTATTTCCTTGAATTTTTCAGTATTTGAAATTCCTATATCAAAATGATTTTCAACATCAACTGATTTTGTTTGATATTTTTTTTCAAAAAATGAAATTAAACGGTAAATAAATTCATTATCATCAATTTGCTCTTCCATTTCATAGAGAATGTTTGTTACTCGTTGGCGGACAGATTTAATTCCTTTTGATTCAATTTTTAGTCGACTTGGCTTTAAAACTTGTGCTAATTTTGCTAAATTAGCATTAAATAAAATTGTTCCATGATGAACAATTTTATTTTTAAAAATTATCTGGGCATTACCTGAAACTTTTGCGCCATTGACAATTAAATCATTTCGTCCCTTAAATTCAGCTTTTAGCCCTAAGGATCGAAAAAATTCGATAATTGGTGATAGAAATTTTTGATAATTATGATTTTGCTTTTGACTAATAAAGGAAAAATTTATATTACCTAGATCATGATAGACCGCCCCACCCCCTGAAAGCCGACGGTAGATTTCAATATTTTCCTCTTCAACTTCCTCGAGTTTAATTTCTTCGTAAATATTTTGATTTTTTCCAATAATTATCGCATTTTTATGTTGGTAGAAGTAAAGAATATCCTCTTGGTTTTCTTCATCTTTTAGAATAATTTCTTCACAGACTAGTGTATAAAACGGGCTTGTATTTTTTGTTGTATAAATTTTCATAATTATCTCCAAAATTTTAGTTATATTCTAAATTAAAAGTCGTAATTAGTTTAAATTTTGATTTAAAATCGGCTAGATTTTCGCCTAGTCGCAAATTTTCTAAATTAAAAATTTGCACTTTTTCATAATCCCAGCGTAAAGCATATCCACTTTTTGTCAAAAAAAAGATTAAATCTTCTACAAACCAGAAAAAATAGTTCGAATTATATTCTAATTTATCATCTACACTCTTAACTGCGATTTCTAATTGCCGAAAATGGTAGTTTAGAACTCGGAATTCAAAGGATAATTTTCAATTTTTACTACATTTTTTAGCTTCTTGATTTTTTTCCTTTAAAAATGAGGTTGACATAATTTTTCCTTTTATTTATAAAATTAATGTTTTTATTTTATTATAATTTATAATTATAAACTATTAAAGAATTAATTTTATTTATAATTAAATTTATTTTATAATTTTGAAAGGGTTCTTGTGGAAATAAGAAAAGATTATATTGCTTTCTATCGGAAATATCGGCCAAAAAAATTTTCTGATATTGTCGGTCAAAAATTTTTGCTTGAAAGTTTAAAAAATATCATCAAATCAGGTAATTTTTTTCATGCCTACCTTTTTTCAGGACCTCATGGCACTGGAAAGACAACTGTTGCAAAAATTTTTGCAAACGCTATAAATTGCACCCACAAAACGGATTTAATTGAACCTTGTCAAAACTGCATTAAAAATTTTAATAATTCACTTGATATTATTGAAATGGATGCCGCATCGCATAATGGCGTGAAGGAAATTAGAGAAATTATCGAAAATTCAATCAATTTTCCCCAAATTAGCCCCTATAAAATTTATATTTTAGATGAAGTTCATATGCTTTCAACTTCTGCTTTTAATGCTTTTTTAAAAACCTTAGAAGAACCACCAAAACATATGATTTTTATTCTAGCAACAACAGAAGTCCACAAAATTCCTTTAA
Protein-coding sequences here:
- a CDS encoding Mbov_0395 family pilin-like conjugal transfer protein, whose protein sequence is MYILSLFEDVQVGAELSTLATTLQKWIKYLTQIGMPIAAGILVASVVFFATMLAISHDVEKRDKWKKALIWSSIGFIIILVALGLSTVIISVASSAASGAKG
- a CDS encoding DNA-processing protein DprA, with the protein product MKSSLIYYAIKYKGDYKLIQNAIQTKEEITKEEFLKLQEKLDSGKIKAITILDENYPEAFQVLKNPPYVLFYQGKIEFLENKNPKSALIGEKYNSKIQEFFNKSLDQIIKRHILVTNGYKGVEQKIMEYYRLYEAPIIAVSANGIKNPWPFENFQDYKNILIISEYPTGCNVNKKRLIERNRLIAALANFLVVYSIRKSGGSQNLVNYFLDFGKEIYCFFDKNDEDQLDYTGCSDLIYQGANWITEIKDVYYESQTRGE
- the eno gene encoding phosphopyruvate hydratase, whose product is MSKITKVFAREILDSRGNPTIQVDVYTLAGGFGSAIVPSGASTGSREALELRDTNTKYADNWYGQKGVMTAVDNVNNIIAPEIIGLCCKNQRLIDQKMIELDGTPNKEKLGANAILGVSLAVAKAAANELRMPLFRYLGGTNPTLMPVPMLNVINGGEHASNTLDFQEFMIMPLGFRTFKEALQAANKVFHNLAKLLKKSGFETQVGDEGGFAPNFNSHEQALDFLVDAIKESGFNPGFKGENAVAIAIDAAASEFYNGQKYVFKKLKSASLNKNQADLDEKFEFNSEELLNYYGQLLAKYPIISIEDGFAESDWQGFIAFNQKYGNNHQIVGDDLTVTNVEILKKAINLKAINSILIKLNQIGTLSETLDAIHLAQKSGMTAVISHRSGESEDTTIADLAVAVSSGQIKTGSLSRTDRIAKYNRLLVIEEYLNSYAKADYIGREVFYNLK
- the serS gene encoding serine--tRNA ligase, which codes for MNIRLILNNKSFVEKKLATRGFDISIINELYIKGQKRNILRQKIDALLAKKNLISKEIGAFSRQEKDSSFLKSQVSKIKTEIETLEAEWYQLDTWLNQKILEIPNLPDDSVPFGTSELDNQVISHWGIPKKFDQKCKPHYEFGISNKILDFKRAVKISGNRFVIYKNLGAKLVRSLINFMIDTHIANDYQEIIPNTLILSESLYGTGQLPKFHNDLYPLKDPNRWLIPTAEVPLTNYFREEIIDLAKPISLVGYSKCYRSEAGSGGRDTKGLIRLHEFHKVELVKITKEADGLTEFENVVKDASRILKLLEIPFRVVVLSTYDLGFSSKKTVDLEAWLPSENTYREVSSISYCGDFQARRAKIRYRDGKNNHYAHTINGSGLAIDRLVAILLEQYQNLDGSWTVPKVLEPYFR
- a CDS encoding DJ-1/PfpI family protein, producing MKKLLVILLDKFQDIELTTFISLIKKAEIFTDIEFFNPKNKLVIGQFGVVSIQAHNHWKSDDFDAVFIPGGFAAQLFRKDSKSIQLVSEFFAQNKHIFAICDAPNAIFELKLAENYQFSSYPNQHNSKIRLRQDSLVTIDRNYISARNAASSADFAFVVIEKLGSKELAQKIRNGFYL
- a CDS encoding alpha/beta fold hydrolase, with the translated sequence MVVNRKIKIDNEEIFYFLEDNNRPKVLFLHGFNSSHNFTFQLRQNKKRKYDIVAFDFPGCGKSSNNQKISVENYQKIAVNFIKTLDLKVKIVVAHSLGAAIGLHILKENLVEKAILAGPLNPFIFDSSFKKQMERLGFWLLPRNLYEAKETVTNLFYKDKPNSEASLFKSAIAFFKLVEEKKELFSDMVFDQILNLDWHKNVLLPLYEQKNEYFLIGAEMDKFVPLRSVEKVGATFGKKVVKFEKTGHAIFYEKSDLINAEIEKIL
- a CDS encoding lipoate--protein ligase, with the protein product MKIYTTKNTSPFYTLVCEEIILKDEENQEDILYFYQHKNAIIIGKNQNIYEEIKLEEVEEENIEIYRRLSGGGAVYHDLGNINFSFISQKQNHNYQKFLSPIIEFFRSLGLKAEFKGRNDLIVNGAKVSGNAQIIFKNKIVHHGTILFNANLAKLAQVLKPSRLKIESKGIKSVRQRVTNILYEMEEQIDDNEFIYRLISFFEKKYQTKSVDVENHFDIGISNTEKFKEISQLRESKNWIFGTNPFFSYENIKRTSAGILKVLANIEKNIIIKIKFEGDFLSQRPIEEIEEILENKEFDRDSLERELEKIHNLNEYFGQILPYEILDTIFGV